From one Solanum lycopersicum chromosome 12, SLM_r2.1 genomic stretch:
- the LOC138340363 gene encoding uncharacterized protein: MVKSTIRLEIFSQGGDGVLCYQGRLFVPDVGELRKHILEEAHKSKFFIHPGDTKIYRNLQEVYWWNGMKRDITYFVNKCPNCQQVKVEHHKPGGLPRTRRQHDSIWVIVDRMIKSNSFLAAKTMDSAEDYLKLYINEIVRIQMATYEYLYGHRCKYHVGWSEVGETILIGLDSVLYGMEKVQLIRDRLKTTQSHQESYSDVRRRELEFQVDDWVFLKVSPMKGVMIFGKKWKLNPISVGPYKILKKVSKMAYELDLQEKLATVHSVLHISLLMKCAGDPASVVPLESVAVRDSIS, from the exons ATGGTGAAGTCCACAATCAGATTGGAgattttctcccaagggggagatggtgtactttgcTATCAGGGTAGATTGTttgttcctgatgtgggtgagttgagaaAGCATATCCTTGAAGAAGCCCACAAAtccaaattttttattcatccAGGTGACACTAAGATATATCGCAACCTGcaggaagtctattggtggaatggcatgaagagggatataacatattttgtgaataagtgccccaattgccagcaagtcaaggtagaacatcacaaaccaggag ggttacctcgtactcgcagacaacatgactccatttgggtgatagttgataggatgattAAGTCTAACTCCTTTTTAGCGGCCAAGACTATGGATTCGGCAGAGGACTATTtaaagctttacattaatgaaattgtgag AATTCAGATGGCCACTTATGAGTATTTGTATGGGCATAGATGTAAATATCATGTTGGCTGGTCTGAAGTAGGTGAAACAATTTTAATAGGGctagattcagtcctttatggtATGGAGAAAGTACAACtaattagagatagacttaagacaacccaaagtCATCAGGAATCTTAttcagatgtaaggagaagggaactagagttccaagttgatgattgggtttttcttaAAGtctcaccaatgaaaggggtgatgatatTTGGAAAGAAATGGAAGCTAAATCCTATATCGGTAggaccttacaagatcttgaaaaagGTTAGCAAgatggcatatgagttagactTGCAAGAAAAATTAGCAACAGTGCATTCGGTGTtgcacatctcactcttgatgAAATGTGCAGGGGATCCAGCCTCTGTAgttccattagagagtgtggcggtgagGGATAGTATTTCTTAA